A window of the Deltaproteobacteria bacterium HGW-Deltaproteobacteria-18 genome harbors these coding sequences:
- a CDS encoding succinate--CoA ligase subunit alpha, giving the protein MSIFIDRSNKVLVQGATGKEGSYWTKHMQDMGTNVVFGVTPGKEGQQVEGIPIYHTIRRGMQDHDADTAMLFVPPAFTKDAIFEALDAGIRKIVTIADGIPLHELLQIRSAATSCGAMVVGGNTSGVISPGKAMMGVLPYWIERVYRPGRIGVMTRSGSLTNEVTAEVVKAGYGVSTLMGVGGDSVPLTRFAEILPLYQADPETDAVVIIGELGGTMEEEVAQAMESGEFTKPLVAFIGGRTAPKGKRMGHAGAIVTGSKGTVEAKIDALTMAGGLVAKKPSLVGPMLRELMT; this is encoded by the coding sequence CATGGGCACGAACGTGGTCTTCGGCGTCACCCCCGGCAAAGAGGGACAGCAGGTCGAAGGCATCCCCATCTATCATACAATCCGTCGCGGGATGCAGGATCATGACGCGGACACCGCCATGCTCTTCGTGCCTCCTGCCTTCACCAAGGACGCCATTTTCGAGGCTCTCGACGCCGGCATCCGCAAGATCGTGACCATCGCCGACGGCATCCCGCTGCACGAACTGCTGCAGATTCGCAGCGCGGCCACGTCATGCGGAGCCATGGTCGTCGGCGGCAACACCTCGGGCGTCATCTCCCCCGGCAAGGCCATGATGGGCGTGCTGCCCTACTGGATCGAGCGCGTTTACAGGCCCGGACGCATCGGCGTCATGACGCGAAGCGGCTCCCTGACCAACGAGGTCACGGCCGAGGTGGTCAAGGCCGGATACGGCGTCTCGACCCTCATGGGAGTTGGCGGCGACTCAGTGCCCCTGACCCGCTTCGCCGAGATCCTGCCCCTCTACCAGGCAGACCCCGAAACCGACGCCGTGGTCATCATCGGCGAACTCGGCGGCACCATGGAGGAGGAAGTGGCTCAGGCCATGGAGAGCGGTGAATTCACCAAGCCGCTGGTGGCCTTCATCGGCGGCCGCACGGCCCCCAAGGGAAAGCGCATGGGCCACGCCGGCGCCATCGTCACCGGCAGCAAGGGTACCGTCGAGGCCAAGATCGACGCCCTGACCATGGCCGGCGGCCTGGTCGCCAAGAAGCCGAGTTTGGTCGGCCCCATGCTGCGGGAGCTCATGACCTAG
- a CDS encoding C4-dicarboxylate ABC transporter permease yields the protein MDFITYFLACFTPLKIALMVGGAIGGILLGAAPGLSPTMAVALLVPFTFHMDPAEGLILLGSVYTAAVAGGSITAILINIPGAPANIATMFDGHPMARKGKAEKALYLSFLSSGVGGLFGVAVLIFFTPPIARMAMEFGPAELFWLAIFGVTVIAGLSSGTVVKGLYAGSFGLLLSCIGENPVYGSERFVFSDMLTGGISIIPALIGLFAIPQIFTLVETIGQALEKQSFKAQKGVLREALADIIKHPKQWIMGSVVGSFIGAIPGAGGQVAGLIAYDQSKKMSRTPELYGTGTPEGIISVESSNNATVGPALIPLLTMGIPGSPTAAVLLGGLLIHGLFPGPELFTKHADVAYTFIASMVVAQFAMAIFGIMISRYSHFVMNIPNIFMVAAVTILCVYGSYSVQNSMDDVIIMFCLGLCMYLSSRNSFSPAPVVLGLILGPLAEDNFSRGKIIAQTGDGLAGYFLTGGVNMVVIALCVISIGWSVYSEWKMSRNNAARDALASPDTAASPSRA from the coding sequence ATGGATTTCATCACCTATTTCCTCGCATGTTTCACGCCGCTCAAGATCGCGCTCATGGTCGGCGGCGCCATCGGTGGCATCCTCCTGGGAGCTGCGCCAGGGCTGAGCCCGACCATGGCAGTGGCGCTCCTGGTGCCTTTCACTTTCCACATGGACCCGGCCGAAGGCCTCATCCTCCTCGGCTCCGTATACACGGCCGCCGTGGCTGGCGGTTCCATCACGGCCATTCTCATCAACATCCCCGGTGCGCCGGCCAACATAGCCACCATGTTCGACGGCCACCCCATGGCCAGGAAAGGCAAGGCCGAGAAAGCGCTCTACCTGTCTTTCCTGAGTTCCGGGGTCGGCGGACTGTTCGGGGTCGCCGTGCTGATTTTCTTCACCCCGCCCATAGCCCGCATGGCCATGGAATTCGGACCGGCCGAGCTGTTCTGGCTGGCCATCTTCGGCGTCACGGTCATCGCGGGCCTGTCCTCGGGCACGGTGGTCAAGGGCCTCTATGCCGGCTCCTTTGGCCTGCTCCTGAGCTGCATCGGCGAGAATCCGGTCTACGGGTCGGAACGCTTTGTCTTCTCGGACATGCTGACCGGCGGCATCTCCATCATTCCGGCGCTCATCGGCCTCTTTGCCATACCGCAGATATTCACCCTGGTGGAAACCATCGGACAGGCTCTGGAAAAGCAGTCCTTCAAGGCCCAGAAGGGCGTACTGAGGGAAGCCTTGGCCGACATCATCAAACACCCGAAACAATGGATCATGGGTTCCGTGGTCGGGTCCTTCATCGGTGCCATCCCCGGCGCGGGCGGCCAAGTCGCGGGCCTCATCGCCTACGACCAGTCCAAAAAGATGTCCCGCACTCCGGAACTCTACGGCACGGGCACGCCCGAGGGCATCATCTCGGTGGAATCCTCCAACAACGCCACCGTCGGCCCGGCCCTGATTCCGCTTCTGACCATGGGCATCCCTGGCAGCCCCACCGCCGCCGTGCTGCTGGGCGGCCTGCTCATCCACGGCCTCTTCCCCGGCCCGGAACTGTTCACCAAACACGCCGACGTGGCCTACACCTTCATCGCAAGCATGGTCGTGGCGCAGTTCGCCATGGCAATTTTCGGGATCATGATCTCCCGCTACTCGCATTTCGTCATGAACATCCCCAACATCTTCATGGTCGCAGCGGTGACCATCCTCTGCGTGTACGGGTCCTACAGCGTGCAGAACAGCATGGACGACGTCATCATCATGTTCTGCCTGGGCCTGTGCATGTATCTGAGCAGCCGGAACTCCTTCTCCCCGGCTCCCGTTGTGCTCGGGCTCATTCTGGGCCCCCTGGCCGAGGACAACTTCAGCCGGGGCAAGATCATCGCGCAGACCGGCGACGGTCTGGCGGGCTACTTCCTGACGGGCGGCGTGAACATGGTCGTCATCGCCCTGTGCGTCATCTCCATCGGATGGAGCGTCTACAGCGAATGGAAGATGTCCCGGAATAATGCGGCCAGAGACGCCCTGGCGTCGCCAGACACTGCAGCCTCGCCGTCCCGGGCATAA
- a CDS encoding C4-dicarboxylate ABC transporter substrate-binding protein has protein sequence MKKLLIPFCLLALLLCGMSGAALAAYPDKPMSMVVTYPPGGATDFQARIVTTLSSDEKFFGQPIVVINKPGAGGRVGWNWFAEKAANDGYWLSTYNAPHFIAQSLVYKDSKFSVDSFEPIATWGADPAVLIVPKDSPFKTVKDLVDFAKANPGKVTVNGAGLYVGHHIAMLQLAKAADIKLTYVPEQGGTPAMQSVMGAKVMAGFNNLADAYRNRESVNILAIADLQRHPFIEDVPTFMEQGVEVDNSSVNYRGIFLPKGADPAVIARCEKAFLDMFNDKKVKELMGQSGSPMFVLDRNQTAELFAKVKKNLETLLKDIKE, from the coding sequence ATGAAAAAGCTGCTGATCCCCTTCTGCCTTCTCGCCCTGCTGCTCTGCGGCATGTCCGGCGCCGCCTTGGCCGCCTACCCCGACAAGCCCATGTCCATGGTCGTGACCTATCCCCCAGGAGGCGCCACCGACTTCCAGGCCCGCATCGTGACGACACTGTCCTCCGATGAAAAATTCTTCGGGCAGCCCATAGTGGTCATCAACAAGCCCGGCGCCGGCGGCAGGGTCGGTTGGAACTGGTTCGCCGAGAAGGCAGCCAACGACGGATACTGGCTGAGCACTTACAACGCCCCGCATTTCATCGCCCAGAGCCTGGTGTACAAGGATTCCAAGTTCAGCGTTGACAGTTTCGAGCCCATCGCAACCTGGGGCGCCGATCCGGCCGTGCTCATCGTGCCCAAGGACAGCCCCTTCAAGACCGTGAAGGATCTGGTCGACTTCGCCAAAGCCAACCCCGGCAAGGTCACGGTCAACGGCGCCGGCCTCTATGTCGGGCACCACATCGCCATGCTGCAGCTGGCCAAGGCCGCCGACATCAAGTTGACCTACGTCCCCGAACAGGGCGGCACCCCGGCCATGCAGAGCGTCATGGGCGCCAAGGTCATGGCCGGCTTCAACAATCTGGCTGACGCCTACCGTAACCGCGAATCCGTGAACATTCTGGCCATCGCCGACCTGCAGCGGCACCCCTTCATCGAAGACGTGCCCACCTTCATGGAGCAGGGCGTTGAAGTGGATAATTCGAGCGTGAACTACCGCGGCATCTTCCTGCCCAAGGGCGCCGACCCGGCTGTCATCGCCAGGTGCGAAAAGGCGTTCCTGGACATGTTCAACGACAAGAAAGTCAAGGAACTGATGGGTCAGAGCGGCAGCCCCATGTTTGTCCTCGACCGTAATCAGACAGCGGAGCTGTTCGCCAAGGTCAAGAAGAACCTCGAAACTCTGCTCAAGGACATCAAGGAATAG
- a CDS encoding phosphonoacetaldehyde hydrolase: MNLHRIEHFSGTLKAVVLDWAGTAMDYGCFGPVAAFREVFRTRFIEPTEEEVRAHMGMDKMEHLKAISAMPRIRQLWTAIYGKEIGEADFLEMHQHFEEIRMKGLHRYSALVPGLLTTVSTLRGMGMRIGSTTGYDSLGAKLMCEEAARQGFWPDSVVCASDVPAGRPHPWMCFRIAMELGTYPMSAMVKVGDTPLDVLEGLNAGMWTVAVTTSGNEMGLTHEEVQALDATELANRVRYIRKRMESVGAHFVIDDISGLVSVVEEINQLMAEGLRPDDYLASSKAL, from the coding sequence ATGAATCTGCACCGCATTGAGCATTTCTCCGGCACCCTCAAGGCGGTGGTGCTGGATTGGGCCGGGACAGCCATGGACTATGGCTGTTTCGGGCCTGTCGCGGCGTTTCGGGAAGTGTTCCGCACACGTTTCATCGAACCCACCGAGGAGGAGGTCCGCGCTCACATGGGCATGGACAAGATGGAGCATCTCAAGGCCATCAGCGCTATGCCACGCATCCGACAACTTTGGACGGCAATCTACGGCAAGGAAATCGGCGAGGCGGATTTCCTCGAGATGCATCAGCATTTCGAAGAAATAAGGATGAAGGGCCTGCACAGATACTCGGCACTGGTCCCCGGACTGCTGACAACCGTGTCCACCCTGAGGGGCATGGGCATGCGCATCGGATCGACCACCGGCTACGACAGCCTCGGGGCCAAACTCATGTGCGAAGAGGCCGCCAGACAAGGATTCTGGCCGGACAGCGTGGTCTGCGCTTCGGACGTGCCTGCCGGGCGTCCGCACCCCTGGATGTGCTTTCGCATCGCCATGGAACTCGGAACCTACCCCATGTCGGCGATGGTCAAAGTCGGGGACACTCCCCTTGATGTGCTGGAAGGTCTCAACGCGGGAATGTGGACCGTGGCCGTGACGACCTCAGGGAACGAGATGGGGCTGACGCACGAGGAAGTACAGGCCCTGGACGCAACAGAGCTTGCCAACCGCGTGCGCTACATACGCAAGCGCATGGAGTCTGTCGGCGCCCACTTCGTCATCGACGACATCAGCGGGCTGGTATCGGTGGTCGAGGAAATCAATCAGCTCATGGCCGAGGGGCTCCGTCCGGATGACTATCTTGCTTCGTCCAAGGCCCTGTGA
- a CDS encoding glycyl-radical enzyme activating protein, translating to MSALEDKKKKGLVFNIQKYSVHDGPGIRTIVFLKGCPLSCKWCSNPESQHSEPELAFNPGRCLTFSKCTRCLQACLRGAILREADDTLRIDRALCDGCPKNCAEACPSQGLIVYGQERTVDDVLKVVEQDAAFYTRSSGGLTLSGGEPLMQGEFALALLRDARRRRIKTAVETCGMVPWKTLEAASGYLNYVLYDIKHMDSEIHEAQTGCTNERILDNFRKLAMLDPNKGILARTPVIPGFNDSEDAIIAIAKFLEPFQNVRYEMLPYHRLGTQKYHFLDRVPPMDEVTLDKSVMAKLIDAARSVLGDRVEVVK from the coding sequence ATGAGCGCGTTAGAAGACAAGAAGAAGAAAGGTCTGGTGTTCAACATCCAGAAATATTCCGTGCACGACGGCCCCGGGATTCGAACCATCGTTTTTTTGAAGGGATGCCCCTTGTCCTGCAAGTGGTGCAGCAATCCCGAATCTCAACACAGTGAACCGGAGCTGGCGTTCAATCCCGGCCGGTGCCTCACCTTTTCCAAATGCACCCGATGTCTGCAGGCCTGTCTGCGCGGCGCGATCCTGCGGGAGGCGGACGACACGCTCCGCATAGACCGCGCGCTCTGTGACGGATGTCCGAAAAATTGCGCCGAAGCGTGTCCGTCCCAGGGACTGATAGTCTATGGACAGGAGCGCACAGTGGACGATGTTCTCAAGGTGGTGGAACAGGACGCTGCCTTTTACACCAGGTCCAGCGGTGGCTTGACCCTGTCCGGCGGGGAACCGCTCATGCAGGGCGAATTCGCCTTGGCTTTGCTCCGCGACGCCCGACGCCGCAGGATCAAGACGGCGGTGGAGACGTGCGGCATGGTACCTTGGAAGACTCTGGAAGCTGCCTCCGGGTATTTGAACTACGTGTTGTACGACATCAAGCATATGGACAGTGAGATTCACGAAGCTCAGACTGGATGCACCAATGAGCGGATTCTCGATAACTTCAGAAAGCTCGCCATGCTGGATCCGAACAAGGGGATTTTGGCCCGTACGCCGGTCATTCCCGGGTTCAATGACTCGGAGGATGCAATTATCGCCATTGCGAAATTTTTGGAGCCATTCCAGAATGTGCGTTACGAAATGCTTCCATACCATCGTCTTGGGACACAGAAATACCATTTTCTCGACCGCGTTCCGCCTATGGACGAAGTCACACTGGATAAATCTGTCATGGCAAAATTGATTGATGCCGCCAGAAGCGTTCTTGGAGACAGGGTCGAGGTTGTAAAATAG